The following are encoded together in the Arthrobacter sp. Y-9 genome:
- a CDS encoding L-serine ammonia-lyase, whose amino-acid sequence MAVGVFELFKIGVGPSSSHTVGPMLAAAVFAQEVRDAGLLPRVAGLGVDLYGSLAATGRGHGTFTAVLLGLEGYYPDRILPEEVEERLAAIEESGTVTFAGEVRLEYGVADMIQHPLTVLPRHTNGMKFAVKDADGEILHEATFFSVGGGFIVREGEEQQAKQELEESKKELPLPFRTAAELLGRCHSKGLGISDIMLINEKASRTEEEIREGLLKIWAVMEACVEKSIHREGLLPGGLNVRRRAPDWHDRLLKEDKDRDPKYWQEWVNLVALAVNEENASGGRVVTAPTNGAAGIIPAVLYYALNYAPGMENATQQDKDDVVVRFLLAAGAVGVLYKEQASISGAEVGCQGEVGSASSMAAAGLAEVMGGTPAQVENAAEIAMEHNLGLTCDPIGGLVQVPCIERNAIAAAKAINATKMALWGDGTHRVSLDEVIITMRETGKDMSTKYKETALGGLAVNVVEC is encoded by the coding sequence GTGGCCGTTGGTGTTTTTGAGCTCTTCAAGATCGGCGTGGGCCCGTCCAGCTCCCATACCGTGGGGCCGATGCTGGCGGCCGCGGTCTTCGCCCAGGAGGTGCGCGACGCCGGCCTGCTGCCCCGCGTGGCGGGCCTCGGCGTCGACCTCTACGGCTCCCTCGCAGCCACCGGCCGGGGGCACGGCACCTTCACCGCCGTGCTCCTCGGCCTGGAGGGCTACTACCCGGACCGCATCCTGCCGGAAGAGGTGGAGGAGCGGCTCGCCGCGATCGAGGAGAGCGGCACCGTCACCTTCGCCGGTGAGGTGCGCCTCGAGTACGGCGTCGCGGACATGATCCAGCACCCGCTGACCGTGCTCCCGCGCCACACCAACGGCATGAAGTTCGCCGTGAAGGACGCCGACGGAGAGATCCTCCACGAGGCCACCTTCTTCTCCGTGGGCGGCGGATTCATCGTCCGCGAGGGCGAGGAGCAGCAGGCCAAGCAGGAGCTGGAAGAGTCCAAGAAGGAGCTTCCGCTGCCGTTCCGCACGGCCGCCGAGCTGCTCGGCCGCTGCCACAGCAAGGGCCTCGGGATCTCCGACATCATGCTCATCAATGAGAAGGCGAGCCGGACGGAGGAGGAGATCCGCGAGGGCCTGCTCAAGATCTGGGCCGTCATGGAGGCGTGCGTCGAGAAGAGCATCCACCGCGAAGGCCTGCTGCCCGGCGGCCTGAACGTCCGCCGTCGCGCTCCCGACTGGCATGATCGCCTCCTCAAGGAGGACAAGGACCGCGACCCCAAGTACTGGCAGGAGTGGGTCAATCTCGTGGCCCTGGCGGTCAACGAGGAGAACGCGAGCGGCGGCCGCGTCGTCACAGCGCCCACCAACGGCGCCGCGGGCATCATCCCGGCCGTGCTCTACTACGCGCTGAACTACGCTCCCGGCATGGAGAACGCCACGCAGCAGGACAAGGACGACGTGGTGGTCAGGTTCCTGCTCGCCGCAGGCGCTGTCGGCGTGCTCTACAAGGAGCAGGCCTCCATCTCCGGCGCCGAGGTCGGCTGCCAGGGCGAGGTCGGGTCGGCCTCCTCCATGGCGGCCGCGGGACTCGCCGAGGTCATGGGCGGCACCCCCGCACAAGTGGAGAACGCGGCGGAGATCGCGATGGAACACAACCTGGGTCTGACCTGCGATCCCATCGGCGGCCTGGTCCAGGTGCCCTGCATCGAGCGCAACGCCATCGCCGCGGCGAAGGCCATCAACGCCACCAAGATGGCCCTCTGGGGCGACGGCACGCACCGCGTCTCGCTGGACGAGGTCATCATCACGATGCGGGAGACCGGCAAGGACATGTCCACCAAGTACAAAGAGACGGCGCTGGGCGGACTCGCCGTCAACGTCGTGGAGTGCTGA
- a CDS encoding LytR C-terminal domain-containing protein: protein MTKYARDEFDDVPEGTERRGVHRVARASAGAALRPLLATGVVSLLIGLVAYFAFPSMGVRAEAKASPSASSSASAKPSAKPSAKPSAPSASPSATTPSAPPTTTAAVDKSRPVSVYNGTTTPGLAAGYGAKVTAAGWTLGPVGNWQGVAQPSSVVFYSAESLKASATELAGALGIARVELASNLQDPLAVVLGPGAG, encoded by the coding sequence ATGACCAAATACGCCCGGGACGAATTCGATGATGTGCCGGAAGGCACCGAACGCCGCGGGGTGCACCGTGTCGCCAGGGCCTCCGCCGGCGCCGCGCTGCGTCCCCTGCTGGCGACCGGCGTCGTCTCCCTCCTGATCGGCCTCGTGGCCTACTTCGCCTTCCCGTCCATGGGAGTCCGCGCCGAGGCCAAGGCCTCACCGTCCGCCTCCTCGAGCGCTTCGGCGAAACCGTCCGCCAAGCCGTCGGCGAAGCCTTCCGCTCCGTCCGCTTCGCCGAGCGCGACCACCCCGTCCGCTCCGCCCACGACCACGGCCGCCGTGGACAAGTCACGCCCCGTGTCCGTGTACAACGGCACCACGACTCCGGGCCTCGCGGCCGGCTACGGCGCCAAGGTCACGGCCGCCGGCTGGACCCTGGGACCCGTCGGCAACTGGCAGGGCGTGGCGCAGCCGAGTTCGGTGGTCTTCTACAGCGCCGAGAGCCTCAAGGCGTCCGCGACCGAGCTGGCCGGCGCCCTGGGGATCGCCCGGGTCGAACTGGCCTCGAACCTCCAGGACCCGCTCGCCGTGGTCCTGGGTCCGGGTGCCGGCTAA
- a CDS encoding uracil-DNA glycosylase, with protein sequence MDQRSPAPSPFGSQEAFAFPGEETGPGDVAGGSGSFRQLADGGWDGLVESGALHPSWAEALAEEGPVVGEVIRRLAIEEEHGSRILPPAPALFTAFRRPLDAVKVLILGQDPYPTPGHAMGLSFSVAPDCRPVPRSLGNIFRELHDDLGLPTPVHGDLSRWADQGVLLLNRVLSVEAGNAGSHRRRGWEEFTTAAIRAVVVRRTPDGKRLPLVAVLWGRDAESVTPLLDGCPTVSSAHPSPLSASRGFFGSRPFSKVNELLAEQGAEPVDWSL encoded by the coding sequence ATGGACCAGCGCAGCCCCGCCCCCAGCCCCTTCGGTTCTCAGGAGGCCTTCGCCTTCCCCGGAGAGGAGACCGGCCCGGGCGACGTTGCGGGCGGAAGCGGCTCCTTCCGTCAACTGGCCGACGGCGGCTGGGACGGCCTCGTGGAGAGCGGCGCCCTGCACCCGAGCTGGGCCGAGGCTCTCGCGGAGGAGGGTCCCGTGGTCGGCGAAGTGATCCGCCGGCTCGCGATCGAGGAGGAACACGGCTCACGGATCCTCCCCCCGGCGCCGGCGCTCTTCACGGCCTTCCGGCGCCCGCTCGATGCCGTGAAGGTTCTGATCCTGGGCCAGGACCCCTATCCGACGCCGGGTCACGCCATGGGGCTGTCCTTCTCGGTGGCCCCGGACTGCCGTCCGGTGCCCCGCAGCCTGGGCAACATCTTCCGGGAGCTCCACGACGACCTGGGCCTCCCCACGCCGGTCCACGGCGATCTGAGCCGGTGGGCCGACCAGGGCGTCCTCCTCCTGAACCGGGTGCTCAGCGTCGAGGCCGGGAACGCCGGCTCGCATCGCCGGCGCGGCTGGGAGGAGTTCACGACGGCGGCGATCCGGGCCGTCGTCGTGCGCAGGACTCCGGACGGGAAGCGTCTCCCCCTCGTGGCGGTCCTCTGGGGCCGCGACGCCGAGAGCGTCACCCCCTTGCTGGACGGCTGCCCGACGGTCAGCAGCGCCCATCCCAGCCCTCTCTCTGCCTCGCGCGGCTTCTTCGGTTCGCGGCCCTTCAGCAAGGTCAACGAGCTGCTCGCCGAGCAAGGGGCCGAACCTGTCGACTGGAGCCTCTGA
- the groL gene encoding chaperonin GroEL (60 kDa chaperone family; promotes refolding of misfolded polypeptides especially under stressful conditions; forms two stacked rings of heptamers to form a barrel-shaped 14mer; ends can be capped by GroES; misfolded proteins enter the barrel where they are refolded when GroES binds) gives MAKIIAFDEEARRGLERGLNILADAVKVTLGPRGRNVVLEKKWGAPTITNDGVSIAKEIELEDPYEKIGAELVKEVAKKTDDVAGDGTTTATVLAQALVKEGLRNVAAGADPLSLKRGIEKAVEAVTAELLGSAKEIETKEEIAATASISAGDAQIGELIAEALDKVGKEGVITVEESNTFGLELELTEGMRFDKGYISAYFVTDAERQETVLEDPYILIVNSKISSVKDLVAVLEKVMQANKPLLIIAEDVEGEALATLIVNKLKGTFKSVAVKAPGFGDRRKAQLADIAILTGGNVISEEIGLKLDAATLADLGQARKVVVTKDETTIVEGAGDAEAIAGRVAQIRSEIENSDSDYDREKLQERLAKLAGGVAVIKAGAATEVELKERKHRIEDAVRNAKAAVEEGIVAGGGVALIQAGAKAFANLQLEGDEATGANIVKVAIDAPLKQIAFNAGLEPGVVADKVRSLPAGHGLNAATGEYVDLLAAGVNDPVKVTRSALQNAASIAGLFLTTEAVVADKPEKNAPAAGADEMGGMGGF, from the coding sequence ATGGCCAAGATCATTGCATTTGATGAAGAGGCACGCCGCGGCCTGGAGCGGGGCCTGAACATCCTCGCCGACGCCGTCAAGGTCACCCTGGGCCCGCGTGGTCGCAACGTGGTGCTCGAGAAGAAGTGGGGCGCTCCCACGATCACCAACGATGGTGTGTCCATCGCCAAGGAGATCGAGCTCGAGGATCCCTACGAGAAGATCGGCGCAGAGCTGGTCAAGGAAGTCGCCAAGAAGACTGACGACGTCGCCGGTGACGGCACCACCACCGCCACCGTGCTGGCTCAGGCTCTCGTGAAGGAAGGCCTGCGCAACGTCGCCGCCGGCGCCGACCCGCTGTCCCTGAAGCGCGGCATCGAGAAGGCCGTCGAGGCCGTCACCGCGGAACTGCTCGGCTCCGCCAAGGAGATCGAGACCAAGGAAGAGATCGCCGCCACCGCGTCCATCTCCGCCGGTGACGCTCAGATCGGTGAACTGATCGCCGAAGCCCTGGACAAGGTGGGCAAGGAAGGCGTCATCACCGTCGAGGAGTCCAACACCTTCGGTCTGGAGCTCGAGCTCACCGAGGGCATGCGCTTCGACAAGGGCTACATCTCCGCGTACTTCGTCACCGACGCAGAGCGCCAGGAGACCGTGCTCGAGGATCCCTACATCCTCATCGTGAACTCCAAGATCAGCTCCGTGAAGGACCTGGTCGCCGTCCTGGAGAAGGTCATGCAGGCCAACAAGCCGCTGCTGATCATCGCCGAGGACGTCGAGGGCGAGGCTCTGGCCACCCTGATCGTCAACAAGCTCAAGGGCACCTTCAAGTCCGTCGCCGTCAAGGCTCCGGGCTTCGGTGACCGCCGCAAGGCTCAGCTGGCCGACATCGCCATCCTCACCGGTGGCAACGTCATCTCCGAGGAGATCGGCCTCAAGCTGGACGCCGCCACCCTGGCCGACCTCGGCCAGGCCCGCAAGGTCGTCGTCACCAAGGACGAGACCACCATCGTCGAGGGTGCAGGCGACGCCGAAGCCATCGCCGGCCGCGTGGCTCAGATCCGCTCCGAGATCGAGAACTCCGACTCGGACTACGACCGCGAGAAGCTCCAGGAGCGCCTGGCGAAGCTGGCCGGCGGCGTGGCCGTCATCAAGGCCGGTGCGGCCACCGAGGTGGAGCTCAAGGAGCGCAAGCACCGCATCGAGGACGCCGTCCGCAACGCGAAGGCCGCCGTCGAGGAAGGCATCGTCGCCGGTGGTGGCGTTGCTCTGATCCAGGCCGGCGCCAAGGCGTTCGCCAACCTGCAGCTCGAGGGTGACGAGGCCACCGGCGCCAACATCGTCAAGGTCGCCATCGACGCCCCGCTGAAGCAGATCGCCTTCAACGCAGGCCTCGAGCCGGGCGTCGTCGCCGACAAGGTCCGCAGCCTGCCTGCCGGTCACGGCCTGAACGCCGCCACCGGCGAGTACGTGGACCTGCTGGCCGCCGGCGTCAACGACCCGGTCAAGGTGACCCGTTCCGCTCTGCAGAACGCGGCCTCCATCGCCGGTCTGTTCCTCACCACCGAGGCAGTCGTGGCCGACAAGCCGGAGAAGAACGCTCCGGCCGCCGGCGCCGACGAGATGGGCGGCATGGGCGGGTTCTGA
- a CDS encoding threonine/serine exporter family protein: MNAREPHRSDPDARTTSAAKSTQHGDDGAQPPAADPRPAQGAAQSGEGATSSSGPRTDRPLDAAGPMPRVPVSNAPVPNAPVQSAGTGRIPVPVPARPAAGASSPRTPGRTPGRTPGPARSGTKPGKSPAAQSRPTTDGLPKTEPLTPAELRATTSAKRMLRNLVRGEQPPTAPLSIVDRLAGSPYANPTIRVGGVDESARKTIDFALRLAETMFRYGAGALEVETSIIAVTAALGLKNVEVDITNQSVSINYAPKDQTPITLLRVVRSWTSNYAGLSEVHQLVSDIAAGGVSRKEANKRLDEILKRPKPFARWMVTLAFGVFAAAFVGVLGGGLLASSIAFVSSLVVDLVSRQLARWRVPDFYATAASSFFVTFLALLLWRFGANIAPSIVVAGGILLLLPTGRLVSAVQDAINGFPVTAAGRLLSAMLTFGAIVSGIGVAFVAGNLTGMPDINVTATFPPAYDFWFQVVLVAVSLVAITVTEQSPVRLVLPTMAVGIIGYFVLLGVGQIGVGDRMGPAVSAVVIGFLARVVALRMGAPQLVVAVPAALILLPGLRIFRSMYTLTINGDDFLNGAGGMLNAVAVVLGIAAGIVLGDSLARPLTSGLSSNERRRTRRR; the protein is encoded by the coding sequence ATGAACGCCAGAGAGCCGCACCGCAGCGATCCGGACGCCAGGACGACGTCCGCCGCGAAGAGCACGCAGCACGGCGACGACGGCGCACAGCCGCCCGCCGCCGACCCGCGCCCCGCCCAGGGCGCGGCGCAGTCCGGGGAGGGCGCGACGTCGTCGTCCGGCCCGCGAACGGACCGCCCCCTGGACGCCGCAGGCCCGATGCCGCGTGTGCCCGTGTCGAACGCCCCTGTGCCGAACGCACCTGTGCAGAGCGCCGGCACGGGACGCATCCCGGTCCCCGTCCCGGCGCGGCCCGCCGCGGGCGCCTCCTCGCCCCGCACGCCCGGCCGGACTCCTGGCCGCACGCCCGGCCCCGCACGGTCCGGAACGAAGCCCGGAAAGTCCCCGGCCGCACAGTCCCGGCCGACCACGGACGGTCTGCCCAAGACCGAGCCGCTGACCCCGGCTGAGTTGCGCGCCACCACGTCGGCCAAGCGCATGCTGCGGAACCTCGTGCGCGGCGAACAGCCCCCGACGGCTCCGCTGAGCATCGTGGACCGGCTGGCCGGCAGCCCGTACGCCAACCCGACCATCCGGGTGGGCGGCGTCGACGAGTCCGCGCGCAAGACCATCGACTTCGCGCTCCGCCTGGCCGAGACGATGTTCCGGTACGGCGCCGGCGCCCTCGAGGTCGAGACCAGCATCATCGCGGTCACGGCGGCGCTGGGGCTGAAGAACGTCGAGGTGGATATCACCAACCAGTCGGTGTCCATCAACTACGCCCCGAAGGACCAGACCCCCATCACGCTCCTGCGCGTGGTGCGGTCCTGGACCAGCAACTATGCCGGACTGTCCGAGGTGCACCAGCTCGTCTCGGACATCGCTGCGGGTGGCGTGAGCCGCAAGGAGGCCAACAAGCGGCTTGATGAGATCCTCAAGAGGCCCAAGCCCTTCGCACGCTGGATGGTCACCCTGGCCTTCGGCGTGTTCGCCGCGGCCTTCGTCGGCGTGCTGGGCGGCGGCCTCCTGGCCTCGTCGATCGCGTTCGTCTCCTCGCTCGTGGTCGACCTCGTGTCCCGCCAGCTCGCTCGCTGGCGCGTCCCGGACTTCTACGCGACGGCGGCGTCGTCCTTCTTCGTGACGTTCCTGGCCCTGCTGCTCTGGCGGTTCGGGGCCAACATCGCGCCGTCGATCGTGGTGGCGGGCGGCATCCTGCTCCTGCTGCCCACGGGTCGGCTCGTCTCCGCGGTGCAGGATGCGATCAACGGCTTCCCGGTGACTGCCGCCGGGCGTCTGCTCTCGGCCATGCTGACGTTCGGGGCAATCGTGTCCGGCATCGGTGTCGCGTTCGTGGCCGGGAACCTCACCGGCATGCCGGACATCAACGTCACCGCGACCTTCCCGCCGGCGTACGACTTCTGGTTCCAGGTGGTTCTGGTGGCCGTGTCCCTCGTGGCGATCACCGTGACGGAGCAGTCGCCCGTGCGGCTCGTGCTCCCGACCATGGCGGTGGGGATCATCGGGTACTTCGTGCTGCTGGGCGTCGGCCAGATCGGAGTGGGGGACCGCATGGGTCCCGCGGTCTCGGCCGTGGTGATCGGATTCCTGGCCCGCGTGGTGGCCCTGCGGATGGGCGCCCCTCAGCTGGTGGTCGCCGTCCCTGCGGCGCTCATCCTCTTGCCGGGTCTGCGGATCTTCCGGTCCATGTACACCCTCACGATCAACGGGGACGACTTCCTCAACGGCGCGGGCGGCATGCTTAATGCGGTGGCCGTGGTGCTGGGGATCGCCGCGGGCATCGTGCTCGGCGACAGTCTCGCCCGGCCGCTGACGTCGGGACTGTCCAGCAACGAGCGCCGCAGGACCCGCCGCCGCTGA
- the gcvT gene encoding glycine cleavage system aminomethyltransferase GcvT — translation MTENHTALYAEHEKLGASFTDFGGWQMPLKYGSELAEHHAVRQAAGLFDLSHMGEVWVEGPGAGAFLDHALVGKLSAIAEGKAKYSLICQEDGGIIDDLIVYRRGEDKFLVVPNAGNAPVVAEELQQRAEGFDVTVTNASAETSLIAVQGPNAEAILLTLVPEDEHETVTGLKYYAAVEVTINGESLLLARTGYTGEDGFEIFVANESAPALWQALLAAGEGHGLVPAGLASRDSLRLEAGMPLYGNELSREGTPFAAGLGPVVALKSKDGDFVGRAALEAAKENGVGTTSGRRLVGLKGLGRRAGRSHYDVLKDGVVVGEVTSGQPSPTLGYPVALAYVDVAYTEPGTALDIDLRGKAEPFEVVSLPFYKRER, via the coding sequence ATGACTGAGAACCACACAGCCCTGTACGCCGAGCACGAGAAACTGGGCGCCTCGTTCACCGACTTCGGCGGCTGGCAGATGCCGCTCAAGTACGGTTCCGAGCTGGCGGAACACCACGCCGTCCGCCAGGCGGCCGGCCTCTTCGACCTCTCCCACATGGGTGAGGTCTGGGTGGAGGGCCCCGGCGCGGGCGCCTTCCTGGACCACGCCCTGGTAGGCAAGCTGTCCGCGATCGCGGAGGGCAAGGCGAAGTACTCGCTGATCTGCCAGGAGGACGGCGGGATCATCGACGACCTCATCGTCTACCGCCGCGGCGAGGACAAGTTCCTCGTGGTGCCGAACGCGGGCAACGCCCCCGTCGTGGCCGAGGAGCTCCAGCAGCGTGCGGAGGGCTTCGACGTCACTGTCACGAACGCCTCGGCCGAGACCTCCCTCATCGCGGTCCAGGGCCCGAACGCGGAGGCCATCCTCCTCACCCTGGTGCCGGAGGACGAGCACGAGACCGTCACCGGTCTGAAGTACTACGCGGCCGTCGAGGTCACCATCAATGGGGAGTCCCTCCTGCTGGCCCGCACGGGCTACACGGGCGAGGACGGCTTCGAGATCTTCGTGGCCAACGAGTCCGCTCCGGCCCTGTGGCAGGCGCTCCTGGCCGCCGGCGAGGGCCACGGCCTGGTGCCGGCCGGTCTGGCGTCGCGTGACTCGCTCCGCCTCGAGGCCGGCATGCCGCTCTACGGCAACGAGCTCTCCCGGGAAGGCACCCCCTTCGCCGCGGGCCTCGGCCCCGTGGTCGCGCTCAAGAGCAAGGACGGCGATTTCGTCGGCCGCGCCGCCCTCGAAGCCGCCAAGGAGAACGGCGTGGGGACCACCTCGGGCCGCCGCCTGGTGGGCCTGAAGGGCTTGGGACGCCGCGCCGGCCGCAGCCACTACGACGTCCTGAAGGACGGCGTCGTGGTGGGCGAGGTCACCTCCGGCCAGCCCAGCCCGACCCTCGGATATCCGGTGGCTCTGGCCTACGTGGATGTGGCTTACACTGAACCGGGCACCGCGCTGGACATCGATCTGCGCGGCAAGGCGGAACCGTTCGAAGTGGTCTCCCTGCCCTTCTACAAGCGTGAGCGTTAG
- a CDS encoding peptidoglycan bridge formation glycyltransferase FemA/FemB family protein, giving the protein MRTFTARFATDDEIARWDELVTANPNGGNLLQSEAYASVKKHYGWDIRHVVHECAEYSSYNLVLEKRIPLLGRYWYMIKGPDVSGVQDLPGIFTANAEFVKRERLGVFAIKIEPDIVATDTSRAVLNGLGALKMPNLQPNDHTVILDISPETEDILKSFSSRGRNAVRRALREGVEVRKGQATEEDFRAMYSLMNGTLETKATVRPREYDYFRRFWGGFMERGQGHLYFVHENGVPSVGAFVINYGHKGTYKDGGSLQKRNQYGDSHLVQWQAMNDMKALGCTEYDLCGTPPAASIKDPEHPHYGLGLFKTSFSKTVTDFVGCYDQVLSPLKYTVWARIGERVVRQIHTRRTGQQFY; this is encoded by the coding sequence TTGCGAACCTTCACCGCCCGCTTTGCCACCGACGATGAGATCGCGCGCTGGGACGAGCTGGTCACGGCCAACCCGAACGGCGGCAATCTGCTGCAGTCCGAGGCCTACGCGTCGGTCAAGAAGCACTACGGCTGGGACATCCGGCACGTGGTCCACGAGTGCGCGGAGTACAGCAGCTACAACCTGGTGCTGGAGAAGCGCATCCCGCTCCTGGGCCGCTACTGGTACATGATCAAGGGCCCGGACGTCTCCGGAGTCCAGGATCTCCCGGGGATCTTCACCGCCAACGCCGAGTTCGTGAAGCGTGAGCGCCTCGGAGTCTTCGCCATCAAGATCGAACCGGACATCGTGGCCACCGACACCTCGCGCGCCGTCCTCAACGGCCTGGGCGCGCTGAAGATGCCGAACCTGCAGCCCAACGACCACACGGTCATCCTGGACATCTCGCCGGAGACCGAGGACATCCTCAAGAGCTTCTCCTCCCGCGGCCGCAACGCGGTCCGCCGTGCCCTCCGCGAGGGCGTCGAGGTCCGCAAGGGCCAGGCCACGGAGGAGGACTTCCGCGCGATGTACTCACTCATGAACGGCACCCTCGAGACCAAGGCCACCGTCCGGCCCCGCGAGTACGACTACTTCCGCCGCTTCTGGGGCGGCTTCATGGAGCGCGGGCAGGGCCACCTGTATTTCGTCCACGAAAACGGTGTGCCTTCGGTGGGAGCCTTCGTCATCAACTACGGCCACAAGGGCACGTACAAGGACGGCGGATCGCTGCAGAAGCGGAACCAGTACGGTGATTCGCACCTGGTCCAGTGGCAGGCCATGAACGACATGAAGGCCCTCGGCTGCACCGAATACGACCTGTGCGGCACCCCGCCCGCGGCGAGCATCAAGGATCCGGAGCACCCGCACTACGGGCTCGGCTTGTTCAAGACCAGCTTCTCGAAGACTGTCACGGACTTCGTGGGATGTTATGACCAAGTGCTCAGCCCCCTGAAGTACACAGTGTGGGCAAGGATCGGTGAACGGGTGGTCCGCCAGATCCACACCCGTCGCACCGGCCAGCAGTTCTACTGA
- a CDS encoding DUF3263 domain-containing protein codes for MAEAAVSPDGVPAHPGFPEGSQPTPGLSERDQRILEFERSWWKYSGAKEQAIRELFDLSATHYYQQLNQVIDSQAALAHDPMLVKRLRRLRTSRHRARTARRLGNGA; via the coding sequence ATGGCCGAGGCAGCAGTGTCGCCGGATGGTGTTCCGGCCCACCCTGGATTCCCGGAGGGGTCGCAGCCGACTCCGGGATTGTCGGAGCGTGACCAGCGGATCCTCGAGTTCGAACGGTCCTGGTGGAAGTACTCGGGAGCCAAGGAACAGGCCATTCGTGAGCTGTTCGATCTCTCCGCCACGCATTACTACCAGCAGCTCAATCAGGTCATCGACAGCCAGGCCGCTCTGGCGCATGACCCCATGCTCGTCAAGAGATTGCGTAGACTACGTACGTCGCGCCACCGGGCCAGGACTGCTCGTCGCCTGGGCAACGGCGCGTGA
- a CDS encoding siderophore-interacting protein translates to MTETPARRPSKPWCTLEVLRTERVSEHMVRVHAGGPGFAGFVLNDYTDRYVKIAFPRPGVTYPDPFDPAWAQENLSPAEQPVTRTYTIRHVDLDAQELSIDFVVHGDEGLAGPWAARAVPGDRFTFRGPGGGYSPSPDADWHLLLGDDSALPAVSAALEALPADARGLALIEVDTEADVQELTVPAGVELSWQFRRGVPAGESTVLVDAVSAAAFPEGKVQAFVHGERGLVKALRDELIKRRGLDRKDLSISGYWAYGRVEDQFQAEKKTEIGKI, encoded by the coding sequence ATGACTGAAACCCCCGCGCGCCGCCCGTCGAAGCCCTGGTGCACCCTCGAGGTGCTCCGTACCGAACGGGTCAGCGAACACATGGTGCGGGTGCATGCGGGAGGCCCGGGATTCGCCGGTTTCGTCCTGAACGACTACACGGACCGCTACGTCAAGATCGCCTTCCCCCGCCCCGGCGTGACCTACCCGGATCCGTTCGACCCGGCCTGGGCGCAGGAGAACCTCTCCCCCGCGGAACAGCCCGTGACCCGGACCTACACGATCCGTCACGTGGACCTGGACGCACAGGAACTGTCGATCGACTTCGTGGTGCACGGCGACGAGGGGCTCGCGGGTCCGTGGGCGGCCCGCGCGGTCCCCGGCGACCGGTTCACCTTCCGCGGACCGGGCGGCGGCTACTCCCCCAGCCCCGACGCCGACTGGCACCTCCTGCTGGGTGACGATTCGGCGCTGCCCGCCGTCTCGGCAGCCCTGGAAGCCCTGCCGGCCGACGCGCGCGGCCTGGCCCTGATCGAAGTGGACACCGAAGCCGATGTCCAGGAGCTCACGGTGCCCGCCGGCGTCGAGCTCTCCTGGCAGTTCCGCCGCGGCGTGCCCGCCGGCGAGAGCACGGTGCTGGTCGACGCCGTCTCCGCGGCCGCGTTCCCGGAGGGCAAGGTCCAGGCGTTCGTGCACGGGGAGCGCGGGCTGGTCAAGGCATTGCGCGACGAACTGATCAAGAGGCGCGGCCTGGACCGCAAGGACCTGTCGATCTCCGGGTACTGGGCGTACGGCAGGGTCGAAGATCAGTTCCAGGCCGAGAAGAAGACGGAGATCGGCAAGATCTGA